One part of the Bacteroidetes bacterium SB0662_bin_6 genome encodes these proteins:
- a CDS encoding thermonuclease family protein, translated as MSVRVLLVVLIVLLAANLGMEIWYRMDPPQASPSEDALAPAPFLYDPQYYDDNAGVLPPSYYYDPGLPLPFHEEFQGALPADADFTLVPDLYDHAATPTVARIVDGDTFELSDGTMLRLIGIDTPEVHPSPKLSRDAERSDMDRETIRELGRRASAYAAELALGKPVELEYGSGRRTDRYGRTLAYVWVLDEYGRRLYRVNDRLVADGYANIYSGIPFEYSDEYLEYEREAREEGRGLWGEVEGL; from the coding sequence ATGTCTGTGCGGGTGCTGCTTGTAGTGCTGATCGTTCTTCTTGCCGCCAATCTCGGCATGGAGATATGGTATCGTATGGATCCTCCGCAGGCCTCTCCATCGGAGGATGCGCTTGCTCCGGCCCCGTTCCTGTACGATCCGCAGTATTATGATGACAACGCTGGCGTCCTGCCCCCGTCGTATTACTACGATCCTGGGCTGCCGCTTCCTTTCCATGAAGAATTTCAAGGTGCTCTCCCTGCCGATGCGGACTTTACGCTTGTGCCTGATCTCTATGACCATGCTGCAACGCCGACCGTTGCGCGCATTGTCGATGGGGATACGTTCGAACTCTCGGACGGCACGATGCTGCGTCTGATAGGCATAGATACGCCTGAGGTGCATCCTTCTCCCAAACTGAGCAGGGATGCGGAGCGCAGCGACATGGACCGGGAAACGATCCGGGAGTTGGGCCGCCGCGCCAGTGCGTATGCCGCGGAGTTGGCGCTCGGCAAGCCGGTCGAACTTGAATACGGTTCCGGACGCAGGACGGACCGGTACGGCAGAACCCTGGCGTACGTATGGGTGCTGGATGAGTACGGCCGGCGCCTGTACCGGGTAAATGACCGCCTTGTCGCTGACGGATATGCGAATATTTACTCGGGAATTCCGTTTGAATACAGCGACGAATACCTCGAATACGAGCGGGAGGCTCGCGAGGAAGGGCGGGGCTTGTGGGGTGAGGTGGAAGGCTTATAG